From Nocardia sp. NBC_00416:
GTTCTGCTGCACGGCGGTCCTGGTGAGCAGCACCCCCACCGCCACCGCGGTGAGTGTGGTCCTGCGCCAGGCCAGGACGGTGCGTTCCGGTTGCAGGCCCGGATCACGGGAGTATGCGCTGCTCATCGACCGATGAGCAGCGCGCAGCCGACGGCCGCCGCCAGTACCCCGCCCACCATCAGCTTCACCATCACCGGTCCGGGCAGCGGGCCGTCGCGGCGCATGGCCGCCTGTACCTGTCGCCAGCGCAGGAAGGCCCCGACCGCGACGAGGACGGCGAGAACGACACAGCCCCCGCCCAAGAGGCGGTGCGTCGCCGGATCGAATTCACCGGTGAACAGCTGTCCTACCGCGACCCCGCCGGCCAGCAGGGCGAACGCGGTACGAATCCAGGCCAGGAAGGTTCGTTCGTTGGCGAGGGTGAACCGGTAGTCCGGTTCCCGGTCCGTCTCCTCGTCGCGCCGCTGCGGTGGGGCGGCGCCCGGCGCGGTGCTTCGCGGTCCGCGAGTCATCGCGGCGGTTCCACCACGGGAGTGCCGGGTGCCGCCGCGGCCGCCTCGACAATCGCCAGGTCCTTCCGGAGCCGGGCGATATGGCCCCGCCCGGCGAATTCGGCCAAGAGCACGTCCTGGGATTCGAGCGCATCGACGATCCGGTGGTGTTCGGCGAGGGCCAGCGGCATCCCACCGGGTGACCGATGGGTCGTCGACATCGCCAAGCGGATCTGATCCTGGAGCAGATCCAGCTGCGTGGCCAGCTTCGAGTTCGCGGCGATTTCGCGGATGCGGGCATGGAAACGCATATCGATGATGTAGTGGCGTTCCACGTCGCCGCTCTCGATGGCGGCGCGCTGATCGGCGAGTATTGCGCGCAGGTCGCCCAGGTCGGCGGCGCGGACGCGCTGTGACGCGAGCCGGCACGCGAGTCCTTCCAGGACCTCGCGCACCTCGTAGATCTCCACCAGTTCGCCGCGATCCGGGTTCGCGACCACCGCGCCCTTGTTCGGTTCGAACCGGGCCAGCCCCTCGTAGGTGATTCGGGCGATCGCTTCGCGTGCCGGACTCCTGCCGACGCCCAGCCGATCGGTGACGACGGCCACCGACAGGCGCTCCCCCGGTTCGAACCTGCGGTCGAGTATCGCCTGACGCAGACAGAGGTACGCGTGTTCTGCCAGACCACTCTCCGGTCGCGCTGCGGACACCTGGACTCCCCTTGCTCCTCGTCGCCCCGGGCGGGGCCACACCGGCGGACCTGATCACGCCCGATCGCCGCTGTCACTGCTTGCGCCGACTATACCTTGTGATTACACAAAATCTACCCTATGGTGTGAATCACAAGGTTCCGAAACCTACAGGTAAGCCGCACATTATGCGGTCAGGATCTTGTCGGACAGCTTGAGGGAGCTGTCAGATTTTATGAAATCTCCCCGTTCGGTCGAGATGGAACTCCGTCGCGGAGTCCCGCGATCGCGGCCGCCGGGGGTCAGAGGAGTGTGCGCAATGTCGATCACGAGCCCCAGCACCGATCGAACATCTCTGAAGAGACGTCGACCACCGAGAGCGGGAGAGGGCGGTTCGCCCCGGCGTATCGCGCTCGGGTTCGGCGGCGGACTCATCGCCATCGCCGCCTGGTACGTCGTATCGGTATCGGGAATCGTCTCCGGGCGCGGCATTCCACGTCCCGACGAGGTGGTCACCGCGGGCTGGACCCTGTTCACCGAGCAGGACCTGCTGTTCGATATCCGGGTCAGCGTCACCCGCGTGATGATCGGCGTGATCATCGGCTCGGTGGCCGCACTGCCGGTCGGATTCCTGCTCGCCTGGTATCCGACGCTGCGGGCGATGATGGAACCGCTGGTCAACTTCTTCCGCGCGCTTCCCCCGATCGCACTGGTCCCATTGGTGATCGTGTACTTCGGGATCGGCGAGACCGCGCGGATCTCGATCCTGGTGTACGCCTCGTTCTTCGCCGCGGTGATCGTGCTGTTCGAGGGAATATCGAGTATCGACCCGCTGCTGATCCGGGCCGCGCGCGTGCTGGGCGCGAACCGCTGGGAGATCTTCGCGCGCGGTGTGGTCCCCGCGTCGGTCCCGCATCTGTTCACGGCTGTCCGGGTGGCCCTCGGGGTGTCATGGGCGACGGTGGTGGCGGCCGAACTCGTCGCGGCACAGCGCGGGCTCGGCGCCGCGATCCAGGACGCGTCGACCTTCTACCGGATCCCGGATATGTACGTCGGCATCGTGATGATCGGGATCGCCGCCCTCGTCATGGATCTGATCCTCAAACTCGCCCAATCCCGGATGACCGCGTGGCAGGAGAAGTCGAAATGACCAGTGTCGTGACACCGGGAACCGTGGCCGACAACCGGATCACCTTCGACGGCATCGGCAAATACTACGACCGCGCCGGCGACCGGATGCACGTCCTGCGGGATTGTTCGTTCGATATCGAACCCGGCGAATTCATCTCCGTGATCGGGCCGTCCGGGTGCGGTAAGACCACGCTGCTCAATATGGCCGCGGGATTTCTCTCCCCCGACGAGGGCGCGGTCCGCGCCGGCGGAGTCCTCGTAAAAGGGCCGCACCCGTCGCGCGGGGTGGTCTTCCAGCAGTACGCGATCTTCCCGTGGCTCACCGTCGCGAAGAACATCGAATACGGGCTCACGCTCCGGGCGAACCGCAAACCACGCGCCGTCCGAGCGGAAATCGTCGACCGCTACCTGCACCTCATGGGTCTGGAAGCCTTCGCCG
This genomic window contains:
- a CDS encoding ABC transporter permease; translation: MSITSPSTDRTSLKRRRPPRAGEGGSPRRIALGFGGGLIAIAAWYVVSVSGIVSGRGIPRPDEVVTAGWTLFTEQDLLFDIRVSVTRVMIGVIIGSVAALPVGFLLAWYPTLRAMMEPLVNFFRALPPIALVPLVIVYFGIGETARISILVYASFFAAVIVLFEGISSIDPLLIRAARVLGANRWEIFARGVVPASVPHLFTAVRVALGVSWATVVAAELVAAQRGLGAAIQDASTFYRIPDMYVGIVMIGIAALVMDLILKLAQSRMTAWQEKSK
- a CDS encoding YidH family protein; this translates as MTRGPRSTAPGAAPPQRRDEETDREPDYRFTLANERTFLAWIRTAFALLAGGVAVGQLFTGEFDPATHRLLGGGCVVLAVLVAVGAFLRWRQVQAAMRRDGPLPGPVMVKLMVGGVLAAAVGCALLIGR
- a CDS encoding GntR family transcriptional regulator produces the protein MSAARPESGLAEHAYLCLRQAILDRRFEPGERLSVAVVTDRLGVGRSPAREAIARITYEGLARFEPNKGAVVANPDRGELVEIYEVREVLEGLACRLASQRVRAADLGDLRAILADQRAAIESGDVERHYIIDMRFHARIREIAANSKLATQLDLLQDQIRLAMSTTHRSPGGMPLALAEHHRIVDALESQDVLLAEFAGRGHIARLRKDLAIVEAAAAAPGTPVVEPPR
- a CDS encoding ABC transporter ATP-binding protein, which codes for MTSVVTPGTVADNRITFDGIGKYYDRAGDRMHVLRDCSFDIEPGEFISVIGPSGCGKTTLLNMAAGFLSPDEGAVRAGGVLVKGPHPSRGVVFQQYAIFPWLTVAKNIEYGLTLRANRKPRAVRAEIVDRYLHLMGLEAFADSYPKELSGGMRQRVAIARAYATDPQVLLMDEPFAALDAQTRERMQQLLHETQLTEQRTALFITHSVEEAIFLSNKVVVLSARPTRVREIVPIGIEFPRSAETRLSPAFVELRRHLEKLLRDESDRTDGTSR